One genomic segment of Bradyrhizobium prioriisuperbiae includes these proteins:
- a CDS encoding amidohydrolase family protein: MITRRSLLLASVAAGVTMNSRFGLTKAAQPATAVNFDVPAGACDCHTHIHGDDAKFPFFAGRVYTPEPASPEEMAALHKALHIGRVVIVTPSVYGTDNAATLFGMKARGDNARGVAVIDDKTPDGDLDAMQKAGIRGIRINLATGGTNDPNIARPRLVNAVTRVKDRGLHIQIYTLLPMVTALKADLAASPVPVVFDHFGGAEAKLGTEQPGFADLVELVRGGKAYVKISGAYRSSTQGPDFADVAPFAKALIAANSDRIIWGTDWPHPDSVTPPGRKPTDVTPLFQIDDGRLLNQLAVWAPDAAVRKKILVDNPARLYGFG; encoded by the coding sequence ATGATAACGCGACGCAGTCTACTGCTTGCATCCGTTGCAGCCGGAGTGACCATGAACAGCCGATTTGGACTAACCAAGGCCGCGCAGCCGGCCACTGCCGTGAATTTCGACGTCCCCGCCGGGGCCTGCGATTGCCACACCCATATTCATGGTGACGATGCTAAATTCCCGTTCTTCGCCGGCCGCGTCTATACGCCCGAACCGGCCTCGCCCGAGGAGATGGCGGCGCTGCACAAGGCGCTTCACATCGGTCGTGTGGTCATCGTCACACCGAGTGTCTACGGCACCGACAATGCGGCGACCCTGTTCGGCATGAAGGCACGCGGAGACAATGCGCGCGGCGTTGCCGTGATCGACGACAAGACGCCGGACGGCGATCTCGACGCCATGCAGAAGGCCGGCATCCGTGGCATCCGGATCAATCTCGCCACCGGCGGCACCAACGACCCGAATATCGCGCGACCGCGTCTCGTCAACGCCGTTACGCGTGTGAAGGACCGCGGCCTGCACATCCAGATCTATACGCTGTTGCCTATGGTCACGGCGCTCAAGGCCGATCTCGCGGCGTCGCCGGTGCCGGTGGTGTTCGATCATTTCGGCGGTGCGGAAGCCAAGCTCGGCACCGAGCAGCCCGGCTTTGCCGATCTGGTGGAACTGGTTCGTGGCGGCAAGGCCTATGTCAAAATCTCTGGCGCTTATCGCTCGTCCACCCAGGGACCGGATTTCGCCGACGTGGCGCCGTTCGCCAAGGCCCTGATTGCGGCCAACAGTGACCGCATCATCTGGGGCACTGACTGGCCGCATCCGGATTCGGTGACGCCGCCCGGCCGCAAGCCGACCGACGTGACCCCGCTGTTTCAGATCGACGACGGCCGCCTGCTGAACCAGCTCGCGGTGTGGGCGCCCGATGCGGCGGTGAGGAAGAAGATCCTGGTCGACAATCCGGCCCGGCTCTACGGCTTTGGCTAG
- a CDS encoding 2-isopropylmalate synthase, protein MTATPTQSDQNRADKDRVVIFDTTLRDGEQCPGATMTFEEKLNIAALLDTMGVDVIEAGFPIASDGDFEAVNEIAKRTKNAVVCGLSRAGQKDIDRCAEAIKPAARGRIHTFLSTSPVHMKYKLQMEPQAVYELVISSVTRARNHTDNVEWSSEDGTRTEFDFLCRCVEAAIKAGATTINIPDTVGYSVPEEYFDLFKRVRENVPNSDQAIFSVHCHNDLGMAVANSMAGVRAGARQIECTINGIGERAGNAALEEVVMAMRVRNDKLPYWTNIDSTMLTNASKVVSAATSFPVQYNKAIVGRNAFAHESGIHQDGMLKNAQTYEIMLPETVGVKQTSLVMGKHSGRHAFIHRLEEMGYKLSGNQLEDAFVRFKALADRKKHIYDEDIEALVDENMVHANDRIKLTSLTVIAGTHGPQRATMKLDVDGQIRIEEAEGNGPVDAVFNCIKSLVPHEAKLELYQVHAVTEGTDAQAEVSVRLSQDGRSVTARAADPDTLVASANAYLGALNKIVMKQHRDKPIGMPTTAAAGH, encoded by the coding sequence ATGACCGCCACTCCGACTCAATCCGACCAGAATCGCGCCGACAAAGACCGCGTCGTCATCTTCGACACCACCTTGCGCGACGGTGAGCAGTGCCCCGGCGCCACCATGACGTTCGAGGAAAAGCTCAACATCGCAGCCTTGCTCGACACCATGGGTGTCGACGTCATCGAGGCCGGTTTCCCGATTGCCTCGGATGGTGACTTCGAGGCCGTCAACGAGATCGCCAAGCGCACCAAGAACGCGGTGGTCTGCGGACTGTCGCGCGCCGGCCAGAAGGACATCGACCGCTGCGCCGAGGCGATCAAGCCGGCCGCGCGCGGGCGCATCCACACCTTCCTGTCCACGTCGCCCGTGCACATGAAATACAAGCTGCAGATGGAGCCGCAGGCGGTCTACGAGCTGGTGATCTCGTCGGTGACGCGCGCGCGCAACCACACCGACAATGTCGAGTGGTCGTCGGAAGACGGCACCCGCACCGAGTTCGATTTCCTGTGCCGCTGCGTCGAAGCTGCCATCAAGGCCGGCGCCACCACCATCAACATCCCCGACACCGTCGGCTACAGCGTGCCGGAAGAGTATTTCGACCTGTTCAAGCGCGTGCGCGAGAACGTGCCGAATTCCGATCAGGCGATATTCTCGGTGCATTGCCACAACGATCTGGGCATGGCGGTGGCGAACTCGATGGCCGGCGTGCGCGCCGGCGCCCGCCAGATCGAATGCACCATCAACGGCATCGGCGAACGCGCCGGCAATGCCGCGCTGGAAGAAGTCGTGATGGCGATGCGGGTGCGCAACGACAAATTGCCGTACTGGACCAACATCGACTCGACCATGCTGACCAACGCTTCCAAGGTGGTGTCGGCGGCGACCTCATTCCCGGTGCAGTACAACAAGGCCATCGTCGGCCGCAACGCCTTCGCGCACGAGAGCGGCATCCACCAGGACGGCATGCTGAAGAACGCGCAGACCTACGAGATCATGCTGCCGGAGACGGTCGGCGTGAAGCAGACCTCGCTGGTGATGGGCAAGCATTCCGGCCGCCACGCCTTCATCCACCGGCTGGAGGAGATGGGTTACAAGCTGAGCGGCAACCAATTGGAAGACGCGTTCGTGCGTTTCAAGGCGCTGGCTGACCGCAAGAAGCACATTTACGACGAGGACATCGAGGCGCTGGTCGACGAGAACATGGTTCACGCCAACGACCGTATCAAGCTGACATCGCTGACGGTGATCGCCGGCACCCACGGCCCGCAGCGCGCGACCATGAAGCTGGACGTCGACGGCCAGATCCGGATCGAGGAAGCTGAGGGCAACGGGCCGGTCGATGCGGTCTTCAACTGCATCAAGTCGCTGGTGCCGCACGAGGCGAAACTGGAGCTCTACCAGGTCCACGCCGTCACCGAAGGCACCGACGCCCAGGCCGAAGTCTCAGTGCGGCTGTCGCAGGACGGCCGCTCGGTCACCGCGCGCGCTGCGGATCCGGATACGCTGGTGGCCTCCGCCAACGCCTATCTCGGCGCGCTCAACAAGATCGTGATGAAGCAGCATCGCGACAAGCCGATCGGCATGCCGACCACGGCGGCCGCGGGGCACTGA
- a CDS encoding metalloregulator ArsR/SmtB family transcription factor encodes MLKYSDVDASFRALAEPTRRAIVERLSGGPATVSDLAAPFDMSFAAVVQHLQVLEGCGLIRSEKVGRVRTCRIEPMGLAPLADWVAQRRAFMERRFDRLGELLAEADSSEDPQASTQTPIKDK; translated from the coding sequence ATGCTTAAGTATTCAGACGTCGATGCCAGCTTTCGCGCGCTTGCCGAGCCGACCCGGCGGGCGATCGTGGAACGGCTGAGCGGCGGACCGGCCACGGTCAGCGACCTCGCCGCGCCGTTCGACATGAGCTTCGCCGCGGTGGTTCAGCATCTGCAGGTGCTGGAAGGCTGCGGCCTGATCCGCAGCGAGAAGGTGGGGCGGGTGCGCACCTGCCGGATCGAGCCCATGGGCCTCGCCCCGCTGGCCGACTGGGTCGCCCAGCGTCGCGCCTTCATGGAGCGTCGTTTCGACCGGCTCGGCGAACTGCTCGCGGAAGCCGATTCCTCAGAAGACCCTCAGGCCTCCACCCAAACTCCCATCAAGGACAAGTAA
- a CDS encoding SRPBCC family protein, which yields MSQNETAPASDHVIHSTFTLERTYPQSPARVFFANSDKAMKRRWFVEGEGWEIDSYTLDFRVGGLEASRFRFQGGPEITYDAVIQDIVKDKRIVFAYRMSVAGNPISVSLSTIELVPAGAGTLMRYTEQGTYFGDPNAPAGREHGSRELLEKLAEELARAG from the coding sequence ATGAGTCAGAATGAAACGGCGCCCGCCAGCGACCACGTGATCCACTCGACCTTCACCCTGGAGCGCACCTATCCGCAATCGCCGGCGCGGGTGTTCTTCGCCAATTCCGACAAGGCGATGAAGCGCCGCTGGTTCGTCGAGGGGGAAGGCTGGGAGATCGACAGCTATACGCTCGACTTCCGTGTCGGCGGGCTCGAAGCGTCGCGCTTCCGCTTTCAGGGCGGGCCGGAGATCACCTACGACGCCGTGATCCAGGACATCGTCAAGGACAAGCGGATCGTGTTCGCTTACCGGATGTCGGTCGCCGGCAATCCGATTTCGGTATCGCTGTCGACCATCGAACTGGTCCCCGCCGGCGCGGGTACGCTGATGCGTTACACCGAACAGGGTACCTATTTCGGCGATCCCAATGCGCCGGCGGGCCGTGAGCACGGCTCCCGCGAGCTGCTGGAGAAGCTTGCCGAAGAGCTCGCACGCGCGGGCTGA
- a CDS encoding polyphosphate kinase 2 family protein, with the protein MPKKNNGLKSSSHKSLADELKAYVTPFLADGTQSFRLKSHKANEKGGLDKDAAKEIIEQNRKRLAGFQERLYASGHWAVLLIFQGMDASGKDSAIEHVFSGVNPQGVDVASFKTPSSLELRHDFLWRSQLQVPERGRLGIFNRSYYEECLIVRVHPEVLAKQQLPPQLVTRNIWRERFEDINAYERYLSRNGTLILKFFLNVSKDEQRARFLDRLEQPGKRWKFEMGDIRERELWDKYQAAYQDMLAHTATKPAPWHIVPADHKWFARVVIGSTIVSALEGLNLQYPKVDKASLQEFEKVRLALEHEGRRSAVTGAKRPA; encoded by the coding sequence ATGCCGAAGAAGAACAACGGTCTCAAATCATCGTCGCACAAGTCTCTTGCCGACGAATTGAAAGCCTATGTCACCCCGTTCCTGGCCGACGGCACCCAGTCATTTCGGCTGAAATCGCACAAGGCCAACGAGAAGGGCGGCCTCGACAAGGACGCGGCAAAAGAGATCATCGAGCAGAACCGCAAGCGGCTGGCCGGGTTTCAGGAGCGGTTGTATGCCTCGGGCCACTGGGCGGTGCTGCTGATTTTCCAAGGCATGGACGCGTCGGGCAAGGACAGCGCCATCGAGCATGTGTTCTCCGGCGTCAATCCGCAGGGTGTCGATGTGGCGAGCTTCAAGACGCCGTCAAGCCTGGAACTGCGACACGATTTCCTCTGGCGCAGCCAGCTGCAGGTACCCGAGCGCGGCCGCCTCGGCATCTTCAATCGCTCCTATTACGAGGAATGCCTGATCGTCCGTGTGCATCCGGAGGTGCTGGCGAAGCAGCAGCTGCCGCCGCAACTCGTCACGCGCAATATCTGGCGCGAGCGCTTCGAGGACATCAATGCCTATGAGCGTTATCTGTCGCGCAACGGCACGCTGATCCTGAAATTCTTCCTCAACGTTTCCAAGGACGAGCAGCGCGCCCGTTTTCTCGACCGGCTGGAACAGCCCGGCAAGCGCTGGAAGTTCGAGATGGGCGATATCAGAGAACGCGAACTGTGGGACAAGTACCAGGCGGCGTATCAGGATATGCTCGCTCACACCGCGACCAAGCCGGCGCCATGGCACATCGTGCCGGCAGATCACAAATGGTTTGCCCGCGTGGTGATCGGCTCGACCATCGTCAGCGCGCTGGAGGGGCTTAACCTGCAGTATCCGAAGGTCGACAAGGCGTCGCTGCAGGAGTTCGAGAAAGTCCGCCTGGCGCTGGAGCATGAGGGCCGGCGCTCGGCTGTCACAGGAGCCAAGCGTCCGGCGTAG
- a CDS encoding NUDIX hydrolase: protein MNVAANVPALSIRRADRLDLAFQPWDWPFVRERRAEIDAHFAAAQGANGALWNGRVLLLRDPQDHADHFSARYFETDFASFLAWRDWGCPDKTVFNGFGMGALRGNDGVFVLGEMSAHTANHGRIYFPSGTPDPNDLRGDRVDMAESVAREVEEEAGLVPSDYRAADHWHCVRTGQWIAFMRVLEVADPAEELRRRILQNLASQTAPELSAIHLVRDRRDFTDAMPLFITGYIEAMTAKE, encoded by the coding sequence GTGAACGTTGCTGCAAATGTTCCGGCGCTGTCGATCCGGCGCGCCGATCGTCTCGACCTGGCATTTCAGCCCTGGGACTGGCCGTTCGTACGCGAGCGGCGCGCGGAGATCGACGCGCACTTCGCAGCCGCGCAAGGCGCCAACGGTGCGCTCTGGAACGGCCGCGTGCTGCTGTTGCGTGATCCCCAGGATCATGCCGATCACTTCAGTGCGCGGTACTTCGAAACCGATTTCGCCAGCTTCCTGGCGTGGCGAGACTGGGGCTGTCCCGACAAGACCGTGTTCAATGGCTTCGGCATGGGTGCGTTGCGCGGCAATGATGGCGTGTTCGTGCTCGGCGAAATGTCCGCGCACACCGCCAATCACGGCCGCATCTATTTCCCGTCCGGAACGCCGGATCCCAATGACCTGCGCGGCGATCGCGTCGACATGGCGGAGAGCGTGGCCCGTGAGGTCGAGGAGGAGGCGGGGCTTGTGCCGTCGGATTATCGCGCGGCGGATCACTGGCACTGTGTGCGCACCGGGCAATGGATCGCCTTCATGCGGGTACTTGAGGTGGCTGATCCGGCCGAGGAGTTGCGGCGGCGCATTCTGCAGAATCTTGCCTCACAAACCGCGCCGGAGCTGAGCGCCATCCACCTGGTGCGTGATCGCCGTGACTTTACCGATGCGATGCCGCTGTTCATTACCGGCTACATCGAGGCGATGACGGCGAAAGAGTAG
- a CDS encoding ABC transporter substrate-binding protein: MKKAIMLALSSLALTASLTGAAFAQAVEKPDLVLGVGGKSLLYYLPLTLTERLGYFKEEGLNVTITDFGGGAKALQSLIGGSADVVTGAYEHTIRMQAKGQEIAAVLELGRFPGIVLGVRKDKAASVKSFKDLKGFKIGVTAPGSSTNFFVNALVAREGLKADDVAIIGVGTGLSAVAAMKKGDIDAMSNLDPVMTKLEQDGDIVVLADSRTEEGNMKLFGGNNPAAVVYLKRDFIQKYPVTTQRIVNAFYKSLKWLAKATPEDVAKAVPEEYWLGDKSLYLASVKASAPMYSKTGIIPPAGMKNALDMLLQFDPELRDAKVDLTRTFDGRFADKAAEAK; encoded by the coding sequence ATGAAAAAAGCAATCATGCTCGCCCTCTCATCGCTGGCTTTGACCGCCAGCCTGACCGGCGCTGCCTTCGCCCAGGCGGTCGAAAAGCCGGACCTGGTGCTTGGTGTCGGCGGCAAGAGCCTGCTGTATTATCTGCCGCTCACCCTCACCGAGCGGTTGGGGTATTTCAAGGAAGAGGGGCTCAACGTTACCATCACCGACTTCGGAGGTGGCGCCAAGGCGCTGCAGTCACTGATCGGCGGCTCGGCCGATGTCGTCACCGGCGCCTATGAACACACTATCCGCATGCAGGCGAAAGGCCAGGAAATCGCCGCCGTGCTGGAGCTCGGCCGTTTTCCCGGCATCGTGCTCGGGGTGCGCAAGGACAAGGCGGCCAGCGTCAAGTCGTTCAAGGATCTGAAGGGCTTCAAGATCGGCGTCACCGCACCGGGTTCGTCGACCAATTTCTTCGTCAATGCGCTGGTTGCCCGCGAGGGGCTGAAGGCGGATGACGTGGCGATCATCGGCGTCGGCACGGGCCTGAGTGCGGTCGCAGCCATGAAGAAGGGTGACATCGACGCGATGTCGAACCTCGATCCGGTGATGACCAAGCTCGAGCAGGACGGCGACATCGTTGTGCTCGCTGACTCGCGCACCGAAGAGGGCAACATGAAGCTGTTCGGCGGCAACAATCCGGCGGCGGTGGTGTACCTCAAGCGCGACTTTATCCAGAAGTATCCGGTGACGACCCAACGGATTGTCAATGCTTTCTACAAGTCACTGAAGTGGCTGGCGAAGGCGACCCCTGAGGATGTCGCCAAGGCCGTGCCGGAGGAATACTGGCTGGGTGACAAATCGCTCTACCTCGCCTCCGTCAAGGCCTCCGCGCCGATGTACTCCAAGACCGGCATCATCCCGCCCGCCGGCATGAAGAATGCACTCGACATGCTGCTGCAGTTCGACCCGGAGCTTAGGGATGCCAAGGTCGACCTGACGCGAACGTTTGACGGCCGCTTTGCCGACAAGGCTGCGGAGGCCAAGTGA
- a CDS encoding NAD(P)-dependent oxidoreductase, with amino-acid sequence MTGKRVVFTGGTGKAGRHVLPYLADKGYRLLNVDLKPFDHPSVHTLVADITDNGQAFNVLTTHFGFDGLNHGKTPAPPDAVVHFAAIPRILIHPDNETFRQNTISTYNVIEAAAKLGVRKIIIASSETTYGVCFAEGERDFLGFPIEEIQDVDPMDSYGLSKVVNERTARAFALRYGIDIYALRISNVIEPHEYDRFPAFLADPPSRKRNAWSYIDARDLGQIVHLCIQKDGLGFQVFNAVNDTITARTPTREFLAKHSPRTPITGELGEFGAPMSNRKIREVLGFKEEHNWRKYVPE; translated from the coding sequence ATGACAGGCAAGCGTGTGGTTTTTACCGGTGGAACCGGCAAAGCGGGGCGCCATGTGTTGCCCTATCTGGCCGACAAGGGATATCGACTGCTCAATGTTGATCTCAAACCGTTCGACCATCCGTCGGTACACACCCTGGTGGCTGATATCACCGACAATGGCCAGGCGTTCAACGTCCTGACCACCCATTTTGGGTTCGATGGCCTCAATCATGGCAAGACGCCGGCGCCGCCCGATGCAGTGGTGCATTTCGCCGCCATTCCGCGCATCCTGATCCATCCCGACAACGAGACTTTCCGGCAGAACACCATCAGCACCTACAATGTGATCGAGGCCGCTGCCAAGCTCGGCGTGCGCAAGATCATCATCGCCTCCAGCGAGACCACCTATGGCGTGTGTTTCGCGGAGGGCGAGCGGGATTTCCTGGGCTTCCCGATCGAGGAAATCCAGGATGTCGACCCGATGGACAGCTATGGATTGTCCAAGGTGGTCAATGAGCGCACCGCCCGCGCCTTCGCTCTGCGTTATGGCATCGACATTTACGCGTTGCGGATCAGCAACGTCATCGAGCCACACGAGTACGACCGTTTCCCGGCGTTTCTGGCGGATCCGCCATCGCGCAAACGCAACGCCTGGAGCTACATCGACGCGCGCGACCTCGGCCAGATCGTGCATCTGTGCATCCAGAAGGACGGACTGGGCTTCCAGGTGTTCAACGCGGTCAACGACACCATCACCGCCAGAACCCCGACCCGGGAGTTTTTGGCCAAACACAGTCCGCGCACGCCGATTACCGGCGAGCTTGGTGAATTCGGCGCGCCGATGTCGAATCGGAAGATTCGTGAGGTGCTGGGCTTCAAGGAAGAGCACAACTGGCGGAAATATGTGCCGGAGTGA
- a CDS encoding ABC transporter permease has product MDIQFDDRVKQRSTSDALVWLASRQAFWVLLAVIFACIFLSFATNSFATSNNLFNVARNFTFVAVIALGMTIVIITGGIDLSVGSVLCLCSMVLAVVMHAGYSIEIGIAASLGTALVVGAFNGILIAYLGMPPFVVTLGMLSIARSLAMVLSNNTVVFQFGPDHDKLLALGGGAWLFGISNPVFYMLVLAILTGVVLRWTKFGRYVFAIGGNERAAIATGVPVRRMKVAVYMVSALSAGIAGVIQTGWLGAVTTNLGTGMELQVIAAAVIGGANLAGGVGTAFGALIGSALIEVIRNSLGLLGINAFWQGVFVGSFIIIAVAFDRLRNFRQPG; this is encoded by the coding sequence ATGGATATCCAGTTCGACGATCGCGTGAAACAAAGAAGTACCTCCGACGCCCTGGTCTGGCTGGCGTCGCGGCAAGCGTTTTGGGTTCTGCTTGCGGTGATCTTCGCCTGCATTTTCCTGTCGTTTGCCACCAACTCGTTCGCGACCTCGAACAACCTGTTCAATGTCGCCCGCAATTTCACCTTTGTGGCTGTCATCGCGCTCGGCATGACCATCGTGATCATCACCGGCGGCATCGATCTGTCGGTCGGCTCGGTGCTGTGTCTCTGCAGCATGGTGCTCGCGGTGGTGATGCATGCCGGCTACAGCATCGAGATCGGCATCGCGGCCTCGCTCGGTACGGCCCTCGTGGTCGGCGCGTTCAACGGCATTCTCATCGCCTATCTCGGCATGCCGCCGTTCGTGGTCACGCTCGGCATGCTGTCGATCGCCCGCAGCCTCGCCATGGTGCTGTCAAACAACACGGTGGTGTTCCAGTTCGGCCCCGACCACGACAAGCTGCTGGCGCTAGGCGGTGGCGCCTGGCTGTTCGGGATTTCAAACCCGGTGTTCTACATGCTGGTGCTCGCCATCCTGACCGGCGTGGTGCTGCGCTGGACCAAGTTCGGCCGTTATGTGTTCGCCATCGGCGGCAACGAGCGCGCGGCGATCGCGACCGGCGTGCCGGTCCGCCGCATGAAGGTTGCCGTCTACATGGTGTCGGCACTGTCGGCCGGCATCGCCGGCGTGATCCAGACCGGGTGGCTGGGTGCGGTGACGACCAATCTTGGCACCGGCATGGAACTTCAGGTCATCGCAGCCGCGGTGATCGGGGGCGCCAATCTTGCCGGCGGTGTCGGCACCGCATTCGGCGCCCTGATCGGCTCCGCTTTGATCGAGGTGATCCGCAACAGTCTCGGCCTGCTCGGCATCAATGCCTTCTGGCAAGGCGTTTTTGTCGGCAGCTTCATCATCATTGCGGTCGCCTTCGACCGTCTCAGGAATTTCAGGCAGCCGGGTTAG
- a CDS encoding ATP-binding cassette domain-containing protein, which translates to MALLELEQVSKHFGPIHALDDVSLSLEPGQVVGLMGDNGAGKSTLVKIIAGNFRPTHGAMRMEGVDLVMHRPIDALKHGIEIVHQDLALCDNLSAAANVFLGREVQKRIGPFKVLDYATMYRRAGEIFAELRSETRPRHLVRQMSGGQRQAVAIARTRIGDARIVLMDEPTAAISVRQVAEVLHLIQVLRDRGIAVVLISHRMPDVFSVADRVVVLRRGRKVADKATADSSPEEVTGLITGAIERA; encoded by the coding sequence ATGGCTCTTCTGGAACTTGAACAGGTGTCAAAGCATTTTGGCCCCATCCACGCTCTCGATGACGTGTCGCTGTCGCTGGAGCCCGGACAGGTGGTCGGATTGATGGGCGACAACGGCGCCGGCAAATCGACACTGGTGAAGATCATCGCCGGGAATTTTCGCCCCACCCACGGTGCGATGCGGATGGAGGGGGTCGATCTCGTGATGCACCGGCCGATCGATGCGCTGAAGCACGGCATCGAGATCGTGCATCAGGATCTCGCTCTGTGCGACAACCTCAGCGCGGCAGCCAACGTCTTTCTCGGCCGCGAGGTGCAAAAACGTATCGGTCCGTTCAAGGTGCTGGACTACGCGACCATGTACCGTCGCGCCGGTGAGATCTTCGCCGAACTGCGATCGGAAACGCGGCCGCGCCATCTGGTGCGGCAGATGTCCGGCGGGCAGCGCCAGGCGGTGGCGATCGCGCGCACCCGGATCGGCGATGCCAGGATCGTGCTGATGGATGAGCCGACCGCCGCGATTTCGGTGCGGCAGGTCGCGGAGGTGCTGCACCTGATCCAGGTGCTGCGCGACCGCGGCATTGCGGTGGTGCTGATCAGCCATCGCATGCCGGATGTATTCAGTGTGGCCGATCGGGTTGTGGTGTTGCGGCGCGGCCGCAAGGTTGCGGACAAGGCCACGGCCGACTCCTCGCCGGAAGAGGTGACGGGCCTGATCACCGGCGCCATCGAGCGCGCATAA
- a CDS encoding sugar-binding protein: MKKVVMALAATILALSAGSAFAQKKQLVIVVKGLDNPFFEAIHQGCEKWNKENKSSQYNCFYTGPASTSDEAGEAQIVQDMLGKSDTVAMAISPSNAPLIANAIKAAKPKIPIMTIDADLRKEDAALRKTYLGTDNYLMGFRLGDYLKKAKPNGGTVCLIEGNAAADNILRRASGTRDSLSGKKDLDRLKGEGGWTEVAGCPVFTNDDGPRGVQAMQDILAANPKLDAFVIEGGWPLFGAPQPYRQLTDQYKAQIANKSLVIVAADTIGDEVALAKEGRVEALVGQRPFEMGYKAPTVMIDLLEGKKVDDPVFTGLDECTRDTVETCIQK; encoded by the coding sequence ATGAAGAAAGTCGTGATGGCGCTGGCGGCAACGATCCTCGCTCTATCCGCGGGATCCGCCTTCGCTCAGAAGAAGCAGCTCGTCATCGTGGTCAAGGGATTGGACAACCCGTTCTTCGAAGCCATTCATCAGGGCTGCGAGAAGTGGAACAAGGAAAACAAAAGCTCGCAATATAACTGCTTCTACACCGGCCCGGCATCGACGTCTGACGAAGCCGGCGAGGCGCAAATCGTGCAGGACATGCTGGGCAAATCCGACACCGTGGCGATGGCGATCTCGCCCTCCAACGCGCCGCTGATTGCCAACGCGATCAAGGCTGCCAAACCAAAAATTCCGATCATGACCATCGACGCCGATCTGCGGAAGGAAGATGCCGCACTGCGCAAGACCTATCTCGGCACCGACAACTACCTGATGGGCTTCCGGCTCGGCGACTATCTCAAAAAAGCGAAGCCGAACGGCGGAACCGTCTGCCTGATCGAGGGCAACGCCGCGGCCGACAACATCCTGCGCCGCGCCTCGGGCACGCGTGACTCGCTGTCCGGCAAGAAGGACCTGGACAGGCTGAAGGGCGAAGGCGGCTGGACCGAGGTCGCGGGCTGCCCGGTCTTCACCAACGATGATGGTCCACGGGGCGTCCAGGCCATGCAGGACATCCTGGCGGCCAATCCCAAGCTCGATGCCTTCGTGATCGAAGGCGGCTGGCCGTTGTTCGGCGCGCCGCAGCCCTACCGCCAGCTTACCGACCAGTACAAGGCGCAAATCGCCAACAAGTCGCTGGTGATCGTTGCCGCCGACACCATCGGCGACGAAGTCGCACTCGCCAAGGAGGGACGCGTCGAGGCGCTGGTCGGGCAGCGACCGTTCGAAATGGGCTACAAGGCGCCGACAGTGATGATCGATCTGCTCGAAGGCAAGAAGGTGGATGATCCGGTGTTCACCGGGCTCGATGAATGCACCAGGGATACGGTGGAGACGTGTATTCAGAAGTAG
- a CDS encoding ABC transporter permease: MSRTTLWLLQLLVAVVAIGLWHVLSTIPILGVTVLPPFFFSTPGKVAERILKWVIEGTIWRHLVVTLIESMLAFVIGSLAGTLVGFWFARQQTVAAIFDPYVKMMNALPRVVLAPIFALWLGLGIWSKVALGVTLVFFVVFFNVYQGVKEANTTLVDNARMLGMSERQLLRHVYWPSALSWMFSSLHTSVGFAVVGAVVGEYLGASAGLGYLIQQAEGVFDVAGVFAGMIVLAVFVVLIDMLVSRVERRLLVWRPTAGEGRG; this comes from the coding sequence ATGAGCCGGACAACCCTGTGGTTGCTGCAATTGCTGGTGGCCGTGGTTGCAATCGGGCTATGGCATGTACTGAGCACGATACCCATCCTCGGCGTCACCGTGCTGCCGCCGTTCTTCTTTTCGACGCCGGGCAAGGTGGCTGAACGTATCCTGAAATGGGTCATCGAAGGCACGATCTGGCGGCATCTGGTGGTGACGCTGATCGAATCCATGCTGGCCTTCGTGATCGGCTCGCTGGCGGGCACGCTGGTCGGCTTCTGGTTCGCCCGCCAGCAGACGGTGGCCGCGATCTTCGATCCTTATGTGAAGATGATGAACGCGCTGCCCCGCGTGGTGCTGGCGCCGATCTTCGCGTTGTGGCTGGGGCTCGGGATCTGGTCGAAGGTCGCGCTCGGCGTCACGCTGGTGTTCTTCGTGGTGTTCTTCAATGTCTATCAGGGCGTCAAGGAGGCGAACACCACGCTGGTCGACAATGCCCGGATGCTCGGCATGAGCGAGCGGCAGCTGCTGCGCCATGTCTATTGGCCCTCCGCGTTGTCCTGGATGTTCTCCTCGCTGCACACCTCGGTAGGCTTTGCGGTGGTCGGCGCCGTGGTCGGCGAATATCTCGGCGCGTCCGCCGGCCTCGGCTACCTGATCCAGCAAGCGGAAGGCGTGTTCGATGTCGCCGGCGTGTTCGCGGGGATGATCGTGCTCGCGGTGTTCGTGGTGCTGATCGACATGCTGGTCAGCCGCGTCGAACGCCGGTTGCTGGTCTGGCGTCCGACTGCGGGTGAGGGGCGGGGGTGA